A section of the Thermoflexus hugenholtzii JAD2 genome encodes:
- a CDS encoding SanA/YdcF family protein, whose product MRWGYVGVLIALIAATPVAARFFLGLYSRHRIYERPEEVPSRPAALILGAGLRADGSPTAVLADRVRAGAALYHLGKVELLLLSGDGRSSPYYNEPEAMRRLALRLGVPDAALRLDPEGMRTLDSCRRAREVFGVTRAVVVSQRFHLDRALWLCASAGIDAVGLAADRSTYGNRAIWWSLREIPASLSALIEGLRLRLDRMGNR is encoded by the coding sequence ATGCGCTGGGGATACGTGGGCGTGTTGATCGCCCTGATCGCGGCGACGCCGGTGGCCGCCCGGTTCTTCCTGGGGCTCTACAGCCGCCATCGGATCTACGAACGGCCGGAGGAGGTTCCATCCCGGCCGGCGGCCCTCATCCTGGGGGCCGGCCTGCGCGCTGACGGCTCCCCCACTGCCGTGCTGGCCGACCGGGTTCGGGCCGGGGCCGCCCTCTATCACCTCGGGAAGGTCGAGCTCCTGCTGCTCAGCGGAGACGGCCGCTCCTCCCCTTACTACAACGAGCCGGAGGCCATGCGCCGCCTGGCCTTGCGCCTGGGCGTCCCGGATGCCGCCCTCCGGTTGGACCCCGAGGGCATGCGGACCCTGGACTCATGCCGGCGGGCCCGGGAGGTCTTCGGCGTGACCCGGGCCGTGGTGGTCAGCCAGCGTTTCCATCTCGATCGCGCCCTCTGGCTGTGCGCGTCGGCCGGCATCGACGCCGTGGGGCTGGCGGCGGATCGCTCAACCTACGGGAACCGGGCGATATGGTGGAGCCTCCGGGAGATCCCCGCCTCCCTCAGCGCCCTCATCGAGGGGCTTCGCCTGCGCCTCGATCGTATGGGTAACCGCTGA
- a CDS encoding FmdE family protein, with the protein MRTLDEWLEEAAAFHGHLCPGQILGVRMALLGCRLLGLNPEDPADRRRLIVYVEIDRCLTDAIATVTGCRLGRRTLKHIDYGKAAATFVDTRTGRAVRIVARDDARETALHLAPPGLSRAAAQRHAYRIMPDEDLFYARWVRVEIPPEDLPGHPIRRVFCARCGEGINDGREIVRDGEVLCRACAEAPYYTALEPIPLTGEVPVPTPPSML; encoded by the coding sequence ATGCGCACCCTTGACGAATGGCTGGAAGAGGCCGCCGCGTTCCACGGTCACCTCTGCCCGGGCCAGATCCTCGGCGTCCGAATGGCCCTCCTGGGATGCCGGTTGCTGGGCTTGAACCCCGAGGACCCCGCGGATCGCCGTCGGCTCATCGTCTATGTGGAGATCGACCGCTGCCTGACCGACGCCATCGCCACCGTCACCGGTTGCCGGCTTGGGCGGCGGACCCTCAAGCACATCGACTACGGGAAGGCTGCCGCCACTTTCGTGGACACCCGGACCGGTCGGGCGGTGCGGATTGTGGCCCGGGATGATGCCCGCGAGACGGCCCTGCATCTGGCCCCCCCGGGCCTCAGCCGGGCCGCTGCCCAACGCCACGCCTATCGCATCATGCCCGACGAAGACCTCTTCTACGCCCGGTGGGTCCGGGTGGAGATCCCTCCGGAGGATCTGCCTGGCCATCCGATCCGTCGGGTCTTCTGCGCGCGCTGCGGCGAGGGCATCAACGACGGGCGGGAGATCGTGCGGGACGGCGAGGTCCTCTGCCGGGCGTGCGCGGAAGCCCCGTACTACACCGCCCTGGAGCCGATCCCGCTCACCGGGGAAGTCCCAGTCCCCACCCCACCGTCGATGCTGTGA
- the glpX gene encoding class II fructose-bisphosphatase, whose translation MAQEPDRNLALELVRVTEAAALAAGRWMGRGDREAADRAAVEAMRLMLRSIDMDGVVVIGEGEKDEAPMLYNGERIGNGRPPQVDVAVDPIDGTRLLALGRPGALAVIALSERGTMFSPGRIVYMSKLAVGPEAREAIDLDAPVAENLRRIARAKGKDIDDLTVVILDRDRHADLIREVRAAGARIKLIPDGDVSAALMTAFPDSGIDVLMGIGGSPEGVIAAAALKCLGGEIQARLWPRNEEERRFAAEMGYDLRRILTADDLVRGDNIFFAATGITDGEILRGVRYTGAGARTHSLVMRSRSGTIRFVEAHHRWDKLMRISGYPYDRGAGEAPR comes from the coding sequence ATGGCTCAGGAACCCGATCGCAACCTGGCCCTGGAGCTAGTGCGGGTGACGGAGGCCGCTGCCTTGGCCGCCGGCCGCTGGATGGGCCGGGGGGATCGCGAGGCTGCGGACCGCGCCGCCGTGGAGGCGATGCGCCTCATGCTCCGCTCCATCGACATGGACGGCGTTGTAGTGATCGGCGAGGGGGAGAAGGACGAAGCCCCGATGCTTTACAACGGCGAGCGCATCGGCAACGGCCGCCCCCCTCAAGTTGACGTCGCCGTCGATCCCATTGATGGAACCCGGCTGCTGGCGCTGGGGCGGCCCGGGGCCCTGGCGGTGATCGCCCTCTCGGAGCGGGGGACCATGTTCAGCCCGGGCCGCATCGTCTATATGTCTAAGCTGGCCGTGGGGCCCGAGGCCCGGGAGGCCATCGACTTGGACGCGCCGGTCGCTGAGAACCTGCGCCGCATCGCCCGGGCGAAGGGGAAGGACATCGATGACCTTACGGTAGTGATCCTGGACCGCGACCGCCACGCAGATCTGATCCGTGAGGTCCGGGCCGCTGGGGCGCGGATCAAGCTGATCCCCGATGGGGATGTCTCCGCTGCCCTGATGACCGCCTTCCCGGACTCCGGGATCGATGTGCTGATGGGGATCGGTGGCTCCCCGGAGGGGGTGATCGCCGCCGCTGCCCTGAAATGCCTGGGTGGGGAGATCCAAGCCCGGCTCTGGCCGCGGAACGAGGAGGAACGTCGCTTCGCCGCTGAGATGGGCTATGATCTCCGCCGCATCCTCACCGCCGACGACCTGGTTCGGGGCGACAACATCTTCTTCGCGGCCACGGGGATCACCGATGGGGAGATCCTGCGGGGGGTCCGCTACACCGGGGCCGGGGCGCGGACGCACTCCCTGGTCATGCGCTCTCGATCCGGGACCATCCGGTTCGTCGAGGCCCATCACCGCTGGGACAAATTGATGCGGATCAGCGGTTACCCATACGATCGAGGCGCAGGCGAAGCCCCTCGATGA
- a CDS encoding alpha-ketoacid dehydrogenase subunit beta translates to MPVMTIREAIRQALREEMQRDRRVFIMGEDVGAYGGTYAVTRGLYEEFGEERVRDTPIAESAIVGVALGAALGGLRPVAEIMTINFILLALDQIVNHAAKMSYMFGGQFKVPLVIRVPAGWGQLAATHSQTFEVYFAYVPGLKVVYPGTPYDAKGMLKAALRDEDPVIYIEHTALYPVRGEVPEGDYVVPIGKSEIKRVGRDCTIVTYGRMLQASLQAAEQLAREGIEVEVVDLRTLRPLDMEPVYESVAKTHRALVVTEEWRSFGVGAEVAARIQEHAFDELDAPVMRLGSREVPHPYNKHHERAVLPWPEDVVKAVKLLLR, encoded by the coding sequence ATGCCGGTGATGACCATCCGTGAGGCGATCCGGCAGGCCCTGCGGGAGGAGATGCAGCGGGACCGCCGGGTGTTCATCATGGGAGAGGATGTGGGAGCCTATGGGGGGACCTATGCGGTGACCCGCGGCCTCTACGAGGAGTTCGGGGAGGAACGGGTGCGAGACACCCCCATCGCGGAGTCGGCCATCGTGGGGGTGGCCCTGGGGGCGGCCCTGGGCGGCCTGCGCCCGGTCGCGGAGATCATGACCATCAATTTCATCCTCCTGGCCCTGGATCAGATCGTCAACCACGCGGCCAAGATGTCCTACATGTTCGGCGGCCAGTTCAAGGTGCCTCTGGTGATCCGGGTGCCGGCGGGCTGGGGCCAGCTGGCTGCCACCCACTCCCAAACCTTCGAGGTCTATTTCGCCTACGTGCCGGGCCTGAAGGTGGTCTACCCCGGCACCCCCTACGACGCTAAGGGGATGCTGAAGGCCGCCCTGCGGGACGAGGACCCGGTGATCTACATCGAGCACACCGCCCTCTACCCGGTGCGCGGCGAGGTCCCTGAAGGGGATTACGTCGTCCCCATCGGCAAAAGCGAAATCAAACGCGTCGGGCGGGATTGCACCATCGTGACCTACGGGCGGATGCTGCAGGCCAGCCTGCAGGCGGCGGAGCAGCTGGCCCGGGAGGGCATCGAGGTGGAGGTGGTGGACCTGCGCACGTTGCGCCCGTTGGATATGGAACCGGTATATGAATCCGTAGCCAAGACCCATCGGGCCCTGGTGGTTACCGAGGAGTGGCGCTCCTTCGGCGTGGGCGCTGAGGTCGCCGCCCGCATCCAGGAGCATGCCTTCGATGAGCTGGACGCCCCGGTGATGCGCCTGGGCAGCCGCGAGGTCCCGCACCCCTACAACAAGCATCATGAGCGGGCGGTCCTTCCCTGGCCGGAGGATGTGGTGAAGGCGGTGAAGCTCCTGTTGCGCTGA
- a CDS encoding Sec-independent protein translocase subunit TatA/TatB, with the protein MPFRLGPTELIIILLIALLLFGPGRLSNLARELGQSIREFRRGLTSEEEKGETKPDKPS; encoded by the coding sequence ATGCCGTTCCGTCTGGGACCAACCGAGCTGATCATCATCCTCCTGATCGCCTTGCTGCTCTTCGGCCCCGGCCGCTTGAGCAACCTGGCCCGGGAGCTCGGCCAGAGCATCCGGGAGTTCCGGCGCGGTCTGACCTCGGAGGAGGAAAAAGGGGAGACGAAGCCGGACAAGCCTTCGTGA
- a CDS encoding SLC13 family permease: MEVFSLTAVWLTLILLLMAGLLMSGALRPDLAALILALGLSFSGLLSPQEAFSGFSRSAVIALIALFILTAGLNRTGVSRALGERLSRWAGDSPGRLVAGMTLLSASLSLAMNSVTAAAVVMPMAVQAARRIGLAPSRILIPIAYGALLGGMPTLFTTANLLLSGLMRDHYGRSLTMLDFIRAGLLPAALGLLWVIGVTWRTLPERSPAGQLMRLHRLNRELAELYGLQDGLVELLVEPDSPLCGLSLVESQLASRHSVTVIGIRRKGHLLLSPSSSESLQAGDVLLVAAGPEGTAPFEQALRDLGLRPLPRPVSPQVLEEGEAGLMEILLSPHTTLIGRTLRELRFRERYGLQVLAIWREGQPLRARLADERLRFGDALLVYGPWERIRLLQGDPEFIVLQSNGEPLRTSRRIPAIVIMAGVILASALTSRSVAEVTMAGAVLMILAGCLTMEEAYRAIEWPTVFMVAGLLPLSIAMTRTGAAEELGTVLLYGLAGAPPWVSVLVFTGIAAALTQVLSASVTAVVWGPIALRAAATLGVPPAEMGLAVALATSAAFLTPMAHPANALVMGAGGYRPRDFLRAGWPLWLLSVGAITASTVGWGLGLPR, translated from the coding sequence GTGGAGGTGTTCTCCCTCACGGCCGTCTGGCTGACGCTGATCCTGTTGCTGATGGCCGGCCTGCTGATGAGCGGGGCGCTGCGGCCCGATCTGGCGGCCCTGATCCTGGCCCTTGGGCTTTCCTTTAGCGGTCTGCTCTCGCCGCAGGAGGCCTTCAGCGGGTTCAGCCGCTCCGCCGTCATCGCGCTGATCGCGCTGTTCATCCTCACCGCCGGCCTGAACCGCACGGGAGTCTCCCGGGCGCTGGGGGAGCGTCTGAGCCGATGGGCGGGGGATTCCCCCGGGCGGCTGGTGGCCGGGATGACGCTGCTCAGCGCGTCGCTCTCCCTGGCCATGAACTCGGTGACCGCGGCGGCGGTGGTCATGCCGATGGCCGTTCAGGCCGCCCGGCGGATCGGCCTGGCCCCTTCCCGCATCCTCATCCCCATCGCCTACGGCGCGCTGCTCGGGGGGATGCCGACCCTCTTCACCACCGCCAACCTGCTCCTCAGCGGGCTGATGCGGGACCACTACGGCCGATCCCTGACCATGCTGGATTTCATCCGGGCAGGTCTGCTCCCAGCCGCCCTGGGGTTGCTCTGGGTGATCGGGGTGACCTGGCGCACCCTCCCGGAACGCTCTCCGGCAGGACAGCTGATGCGCTTGCACCGGCTGAACCGGGAGCTGGCGGAGCTCTACGGCCTCCAGGATGGGCTGGTGGAGCTTCTGGTCGAGCCGGATTCGCCGCTCTGTGGGCTCTCCCTGGTGGAGAGCCAGCTGGCTTCCCGACACAGCGTGACGGTCATCGGGATCCGCCGTAAAGGGCACCTCCTCCTTTCCCCGTCCAGCTCGGAGAGTTTGCAGGCCGGGGATGTGCTGCTGGTCGCTGCCGGCCCGGAGGGCACAGCACCCTTCGAGCAGGCCCTCCGGGACCTGGGGCTGCGTCCTCTTCCCCGCCCGGTCTCCCCCCAGGTGCTGGAGGAAGGAGAAGCCGGCCTGATGGAGATCCTCCTCTCCCCCCATACCACCCTCATCGGTCGGACGCTGCGAGAGCTCCGGTTCCGGGAGCGCTATGGGCTGCAGGTCCTGGCCATCTGGCGGGAGGGGCAGCCGCTTCGGGCCCGGCTGGCGGACGAACGTCTCCGCTTCGGCGATGCCCTCCTGGTTTACGGCCCGTGGGAGCGTATCCGCCTGCTCCAGGGCGATCCCGAGTTCATTGTCTTGCAATCCAACGGGGAACCGTTGCGGACCTCCCGCCGCATCCCGGCCATCGTGATCATGGCGGGGGTGATCCTGGCCTCGGCCTTGACGTCCCGCTCGGTGGCCGAGGTGACGATGGCCGGGGCGGTGCTGATGATCCTGGCGGGATGTCTGACGATGGAGGAAGCGTATCGGGCCATCGAGTGGCCCACGGTGTTCATGGTGGCCGGGCTGCTGCCCCTCTCCATTGCCATGACGCGCACCGGGGCCGCGGAGGAGCTGGGGACGGTGCTGCTGTATGGTCTGGCGGGGGCACCTCCCTGGGTCAGCGTGCTGGTCTTTACCGGGATCGCCGCCGCCCTCACCCAGGTGCTCTCGGCTTCGGTCACTGCCGTGGTGTGGGGGCCCATTGCCCTGCGGGCGGCCGCGACCCTGGGCGTCCCGCCGGCGGAGATGGGGCTGGCGGTGGCCCTGGCGACCTCGGCGGCGTTCCTCACCCCCATGGCCCATCCGGCCAACGCCCTCGTGATGGGCGCCGGCGGTTACCGACCCCGGGATTTCCTGCGAGCCGGATGGCCGCTCTGGCTGCTCTCGGTCGGGGCGATCACAGCATCGACGGTGGGGTGGGGACTGGGACTTCCCCGGTGA
- a CDS encoding dihydrolipoamide acetyltransferase family protein, which produces MATTVTMPKMGFDMVEGKLLRWLKKVGEPVKAGEPLAEIETEKVNIEFEAPASGVLKAVLIEEGTTVPVGTPIAIIAAPDELVEAPATAPAVREGPPLPTPAPGTPPPPAPAPAPVGAPTPPPGGRVKASPLARRLAREAGIDLREISGTGPGGRVVKRDVDRYLQARTPAAAPPPPAAAPIPTPVPAPVPTPAPTAVPVNPLRQAIARRMTASKQTAPHFYVTVEVDMDEAMAWRARINEALGERGKVTVNDMVVKAAALALREFPALRSSYQEGGIVRHEAIHIGIAVALEEGLITVVLRDADRKPLAQIARESKELVERARSGKVRPEDIEGSVFTVSNLGMFDVEHFIAIINPPEAAIMAVGSVREVPVVKNGQLAIGQRMKVTVSADHRVTDGAEVARFLQVFRRYLENPLLLLVE; this is translated from the coding sequence ATGGCGACGACGGTGACGATGCCCAAGATGGGCTTCGATATGGTGGAAGGGAAGCTGCTGCGCTGGCTGAAGAAGGTGGGGGAGCCGGTGAAGGCGGGCGAGCCCCTGGCGGAGATCGAGACGGAGAAGGTGAACATCGAGTTCGAGGCGCCGGCCTCCGGGGTCCTGAAGGCTGTGCTGATCGAGGAGGGGACGACGGTGCCGGTGGGCACGCCCATCGCCATCATCGCCGCCCCGGATGAGCTGGTGGAAGCCCCCGCCACAGCCCCGGCCGTCCGGGAGGGGCCTCCACTCCCGACCCCTGCGCCCGGCACCCCTCCTCCACCCGCGCCTGCGCCGGCTCCGGTTGGGGCGCCCACCCCGCCTCCCGGCGGGCGGGTGAAGGCCTCCCCCCTGGCCCGTCGATTGGCCCGGGAGGCCGGCATCGACCTGCGGGAGATCTCCGGCACCGGCCCGGGGGGGCGGGTGGTCAAGCGCGACGTGGATCGCTACCTCCAAGCCCGCACGCCGGCCGCTGCCCCGCCTCCGCCGGCCGCCGCGCCCATCCCCACCCCAGTGCCCGCCCCGGTTCCCACGCCCGCGCCCACCGCGGTGCCTGTCAACCCGTTGCGACAGGCCATCGCCCGGCGGATGACTGCCAGCAAGCAGACGGCGCCCCATTTCTATGTCACGGTCGAGGTGGACATGGATGAAGCCATGGCCTGGCGGGCGCGGATCAACGAGGCGCTGGGGGAGCGGGGAAAGGTGACCGTGAACGATATGGTGGTGAAGGCCGCCGCCCTGGCCCTTCGGGAGTTCCCTGCCCTGCGTTCTTCCTACCAAGAGGGTGGGATCGTCCGCCACGAAGCCATCCACATCGGCATCGCCGTGGCCCTGGAGGAGGGGTTGATCACCGTGGTCCTGCGGGACGCCGATCGCAAGCCCCTGGCCCAGATCGCCCGTGAGAGCAAGGAGTTGGTGGAACGGGCCCGAAGCGGGAAGGTGCGCCCCGAGGACATTGAGGGCAGCGTCTTCACCGTCAGCAACCTGGGGATGTTCGACGTGGAGCACTTCATCGCCATCATCAATCCCCCGGAAGCCGCCATCATGGCCGTCGGAAGCGTCCGGGAGGTGCCCGTGGTGAAGAACGGGCAGCTCGCCATCGGGCAGCGCATGAAGGTGACCGTGTCGGCGGACCACCGGGTGACCGACGGCGCCGAGGTGGCCCGCTTCCTCCAGGTCTTCCGGCGCTATCTGGAGAACCCTCTCCTCCTTCTGGTGGAATAG
- the pdhA gene encoding pyruvate dehydrogenase (acetyl-transferring) E1 component subunit alpha, which translates to MSGRGKGNTAKAAAPAAALDVATKLSFYRQMVLIRRFEELARIAYQQGKIAGFLHLYIGEEAVAVGAIATLRPEDHLLTHYRDHGHAIARGLDPRVLMAELYGKVTGCSRGRGGSMHFASREHNFWGGHAIVGGHLPMAVGLGFAARYLGEPRVVMAIFGDAATDIGEFYEALNMAALWKTPVVFLCENNLYGMGVAIEKASAVTEVYKKACMANIPAERVDGMDVLAVYEAATRAVEWARAGNGPYFLEALCYRFQGHSVADPELYRTKEEVEQWKQRDPIQRFRRHLIEVEGIPEAQLDAIHEEVEREMEEVMRFAEESPDPPLEELYDFIYANPVGDWRGDERFLRLWDQSSGS; encoded by the coding sequence ATGAGCGGTCGTGGGAAAGGAAACACCGCGAAGGCTGCAGCGCCGGCCGCGGCGCTTGACGTGGCGACCAAGCTCTCCTTCTATCGCCAGATGGTCCTGATCCGCCGCTTTGAGGAGCTGGCTCGCATCGCGTATCAGCAGGGGAAGATCGCCGGCTTCCTGCACCTCTACATCGGCGAGGAGGCCGTGGCGGTGGGCGCCATTGCCACCCTCCGCCCGGAGGACCACCTCCTCACGCACTATCGGGATCACGGCCACGCCATCGCCCGGGGGCTGGATCCCCGCGTCCTGATGGCGGAGCTGTATGGGAAAGTCACCGGGTGCAGCCGGGGCCGCGGGGGCTCCATGCACTTCGCCAGCCGGGAACATAACTTCTGGGGCGGGCACGCCATCGTGGGCGGGCACCTGCCCATGGCCGTGGGCCTGGGCTTCGCCGCCCGCTATCTGGGGGAGCCACGCGTGGTGATGGCCATCTTCGGCGATGCGGCTACGGACATCGGAGAGTTCTACGAGGCCCTGAACATGGCTGCCCTCTGGAAGACCCCTGTGGTCTTCCTCTGCGAGAACAACCTCTATGGGATGGGCGTGGCCATCGAGAAGGCCTCTGCGGTCACGGAAGTCTACAAGAAGGCCTGCATGGCGAACATTCCCGCCGAGCGGGTCGACGGCATGGACGTCCTGGCCGTCTACGAAGCGGCGACCCGCGCTGTGGAGTGGGCCCGCGCTGGCAACGGCCCCTATTTCCTCGAGGCCCTCTGCTACCGCTTCCAGGGCCACTCCGTCGCCGACCCCGAGCTCTATCGAACCAAAGAAGAAGTCGAGCAGTGGAAGCAGCGGGATCCCATCCAGCGCTTCCGCCGGCACCTCATCGAGGTCGAGGGGATCCCGGAGGCCCAGCTGGACGCGATCCACGAGGAAGTGGAGCGAGAGATGGAGGAGGTGATGCGCTTCGCTGAGGAGAGCCCGGATCCGCCCTTGGAGGAGCTCTACGACTTCATCTACGCCAACCCAGTGGGGGACTGGCGGGGCGATGAGCGCTTCCTCCGGCTCTGGGATCAATCCTCAGGATCCTGA
- the rpsG gene encoding 30S ribosomal protein S7: protein MRRGRAPKREIAPDIRYNSVLVAKLINKVMMNGKKSLAMRIVYGAFDLIERRTGRPAMEIFEKALANTKPLLEVRPRRVGGATYQIPLEVPPDRQVSLALRWIVNAARERPGKSMIEKLAAELIDAANGAGAAVKKREDTHRMAEANRAFAHYRW, encoded by the coding sequence ATGCGACGGGGTCGTGCGCCCAAACGGGAAATCGCGCCGGACATTCGTTACAACAGCGTCCTGGTCGCCAAGCTCATCAACAAGGTGATGATGAACGGCAAGAAGAGCCTGGCGATGCGGATTGTCTACGGCGCCTTCGACCTGATCGAGCGCCGCACCGGCCGGCCGGCCATGGAGATCTTCGAGAAGGCCCTGGCCAACACCAAGCCTCTCCTCGAGGTCCGGCCCCGCCGGGTCGGCGGCGCCACGTATCAGATCCCTCTGGAGGTGCCGCCGGATCGCCAGGTCAGCCTGGCCCTGCGCTGGATCGTGAACGCCGCCCGGGAGCGCCCGGGCAAGTCCATGATCGAGAAGCTGGCCGCCGAGCTCATCGATGCGGCCAACGGGGCCGGGGCAGCCGTCAAGAAGCGTGAGGACACCCATCGCATGGCCGAGGCCAACCGCGCCTTCGCTCACTACCGCTGGTGA